In Pseudobacter ginsenosidimutans, the following are encoded in one genomic region:
- a CDS encoding BamA/TamA family outer membrane protein gives MNRIYTWLVLLLLISTASVSAQDTLAHRIILVGDAGKQINGRHPELELMKSLFKPDARTTLLFLGDNVYQHGLPDSTASNYPEKKKILDDQINSVKGTEAQAWFMPGNHDWNKGKRNGFAQILHQARYVESLQIPNIHFAPPEGCPGPVEVKLTDEITMLIIDSQWWFQQEGRPGETSDCECKTNDELTLAIKDALYRNRNKLVIFAAHHPFRTHGEHGGYFTIKQHIFPLTEVNENLYIPLPVIGSIYPLSRSWFGNIQDMPHPVYKKYIQSLDTLLNKHPYSIRVSGHEHTLQYMTENGQQHIVSGAGSKQSQVKYGKDTRYANEGTGFGVLDISTNGSITLTFYSSLSKEANHVLYQTSLPAFKSPGLEEKAIAIPNLPDSFTTITAPYYKANSFKRWLLGDNYRKEWTTPITVPVFDMGKIRGGLKPTKRGGGMQSRSLRLEDAEGREFVLRSVEKYPDKTLPEEFRQTFVKDAVVDGISASYPFAALSIPPLATAAKVPHANPKLVWLPDDPRLLQFRQDFGNGLYLFEEREPLDLPKTWSTEKVIEKLQEDNDNKTDQKAVLRARLLDLFIMDFDRHEDQWRWGAPETEKGKGKTYFPIPRDRDQAFFTNDGIIPRLISQPWLIPKFQGFRAKARNINTFNFNGRYFDRSFLNDLSESDWAEGVDSFLPLMTDSAIRLALQQQPHEIQNEAVPHIIKTLQERRGFLKEEALKYYRFLSKEVDVAGSDKRELFEITRNEDGSVKVVVRKINKEGEETKKLYSRTFRYGVTKEIRLYGMGGEDKFVLNGDGRKSILVRIIGGAGKDTIDNSATHSSGGKTRVYDLRSEGNVITGEGKQLRKFSSDPTVNEYDRKAFKYNIWAPLVTAAFNPDDGVFLGAGFKYTGNKFRRSPSVIHKLVVSHALATEAFTIRYSSDFRKVIGKTDLFVYANLNAPDYVTNFFGLGNETNYNKDAPGKIDYYRARYNKGDMAVLLKRELSSWLTVAIGPSFQYFRPDEDENQGRFLSNFAENGLDPKTLFTDKSYLGGQFNMNIDTRDNEVMPSRGTFWQSSLKVLRGLNDNSDYLTQLNSDMALYFPLSSTAGTVIATRFGGGVNFGKYEFFQAQYLGNTENLRGFRKFRFAGKSMLYNNTELRIKVTDFRTYLLPGAIGIVAFNDIGRVWVDNDKSNVWHHGYGGGIWLGIVKRIVLTASLTTSKESTLPLLTFGYQF, from the coding sequence ATGAATAGGATCTATACCTGGCTGGTTTTATTGCTGCTCATCTCCACTGCGTCCGTATCGGCGCAGGATACACTTGCGCATCGCATCATCCTGGTGGGTGATGCAGGCAAACAGATCAATGGGCGTCACCCCGAACTGGAACTGATGAAGTCCCTCTTCAAGCCCGACGCCCGTACTACTTTGCTCTTCCTCGGCGACAATGTTTACCAGCACGGTCTCCCGGATTCCACGGCTTCCAATTACCCGGAGAAGAAAAAGATACTAGACGATCAGATCAACTCGGTAAAAGGCACTGAAGCACAGGCCTGGTTCATGCCCGGTAACCACGACTGGAACAAGGGCAAACGAAATGGATTCGCCCAGATCCTGCACCAGGCGCGTTATGTAGAGTCCTTGCAGATCCCCAATATTCATTTTGCACCGCCCGAAGGCTGCCCTGGCCCCGTGGAAGTAAAACTGACGGATGAGATCACCATGCTGATCATCGACAGCCAGTGGTGGTTCCAGCAGGAGGGACGCCCCGGCGAAACCTCCGACTGTGAATGCAAGACCAATGATGAGCTCACACTCGCCATCAAAGACGCACTCTATCGCAACCGCAATAAACTCGTGATCTTCGCTGCCCACCACCCTTTCAGAACACATGGCGAGCACGGCGGCTACTTCACCATCAAACAACATATCTTCCCGCTCACCGAGGTGAACGAGAACCTGTATATCCCTTTGCCTGTTATCGGTTCCATATACCCGTTATCCCGATCATGGTTCGGCAATATCCAGGATATGCCGCATCCCGTGTACAAGAAATATATTCAGTCGCTGGATACATTGCTCAACAAACACCCTTATTCCATCAGGGTTTCAGGGCATGAGCACACGCTGCAGTACATGACGGAAAATGGCCAGCAACATATTGTCAGCGGCGCCGGCTCCAAGCAAAGCCAGGTGAAATACGGAAAAGATACACGCTACGCCAATGAAGGTACCGGCTTCGGCGTACTGGATATTTCCACCAATGGAAGCATCACGCTCACTTTCTATTCTTCCCTGTCGAAAGAAGCCAATCATGTGTTGTATCAAACTTCATTGCCTGCTTTCAAATCTCCTGGTCTTGAAGAAAAAGCGATTGCCATTCCCAATCTGCCGGATTCATTCACAACTATAACAGCGCCTTATTATAAAGCCAATAGCTTCAAAAGATGGTTACTGGGTGATAATTACCGGAAAGAATGGACTACGCCAATTACGGTTCCCGTGTTCGATATGGGCAAGATCCGTGGTGGCCTCAAACCCACCAAACGCGGTGGTGGTATGCAGTCCCGCTCTCTCAGGCTGGAAGATGCTGAAGGACGTGAGTTCGTGTTGCGCAGCGTGGAGAAGTATCCCGACAAAACCCTGCCGGAAGAATTCAGACAAACATTCGTGAAAGATGCAGTGGTAGACGGCATTTCTGCCTCCTATCCATTTGCGGCATTGTCTATTCCGCCACTGGCCACAGCAGCAAAAGTGCCACATGCCAATCCCAAACTGGTATGGTTACCCGATGATCCACGCCTGCTTCAATTCAGGCAGGACTTTGGCAATGGCCTTTATCTTTTTGAAGAAAGAGAACCTCTCGATCTTCCAAAAACCTGGAGCACAGAAAAAGTGATCGAGAAGTTGCAGGAAGATAATGATAATAAGACCGATCAGAAAGCCGTCTTACGGGCACGCCTACTCGATCTGTTCATCATGGACTTTGACCGTCACGAAGACCAGTGGCGCTGGGGCGCTCCGGAAACAGAGAAAGGAAAAGGCAAGACCTATTTCCCGATCCCCCGTGACCGCGACCAGGCCTTCTTCACCAATGATGGCATTATTCCACGCCTTATCAGTCAGCCCTGGCTCATTCCGAAATTCCAGGGCTTCCGCGCAAAAGCAAGGAATATCAATACCTTCAACTTCAACGGAAGGTATTTCGATCGTTCCTTCCTCAACGATCTCAGTGAATCCGACTGGGCCGAAGGTGTAGACTCCTTCCTGCCGCTCATGACGGATTCCGCCATCCGCCTGGCTTTGCAGCAGCAACCTCATGAAATACAGAATGAGGCCGTTCCGCATATTATCAAAACCCTGCAGGAAAGGAGAGGTTTCCTGAAAGAAGAGGCATTGAAATATTATCGTTTCCTCTCCAAAGAAGTGGACGTAGCCGGTTCAGACAAACGTGAACTGTTCGAGATCACGCGCAATGAAGACGGCTCCGTGAAAGTGGTGGTGCGCAAGATCAATAAGGAAGGAGAAGAAACGAAAAAACTGTATAGTCGCACTTTCCGTTATGGCGTAACCAAAGAGATCCGTCTGTACGGAATGGGAGGTGAAGATAAATTCGTACTCAATGGGGATGGCCGCAAAAGCATTCTTGTACGTATCATCGGCGGAGCAGGAAAAGATACCATCGATAATTCGGCTACACATAGCAGTGGCGGTAAGACCCGTGTGTATGATCTCAGGTCCGAAGGCAATGTGATCACCGGCGAAGGCAAACAACTGAGGAAATTCTCTTCCGATCCCACCGTCAATGAGTATGACCGGAAAGCCTTCAAATACAATATCTGGGCGCCATTGGTCACAGCTGCCTTCAACCCGGATGATGGCGTTTTCCTTGGCGCAGGATTCAAGTACACCGGCAATAAATTTCGCCGCAGTCCTTCTGTGATCCATAAATTAGTGGTAAGTCATGCCCTCGCCACAGAAGCCTTCACCATCCGTTACAGCAGTGATTTCCGGAAAGTGATCGGCAAGACTGACCTCTTCGTATATGCGAATCTGAATGCCCCGGATTATGTGACCAACTTCTTTGGCCTGGGCAACGAAACCAATTACAACAAAGATGCACCCGGCAAGATCGATTACTATCGTGCCCGTTACAACAAGGGCGATATGGCGGTATTGCTGAAGCGCGAGCTCAGCAGCTGGCTCACCGTTGCCATCGGTCCATCTTTCCAGTATTTCCGTCCGGATGAAGACGAGAACCAGGGCAGGTTCCTTTCCAATTTCGCAGAGAACGGACTTGATCCGAAAACCCTGTTCACCGATAAATCCTACCTGGGTGGCCAGTTCAACATGAACATCGATACCCGCGACAATGAAGTGATGCCTTCACGTGGTACTTTCTGGCAATCATCTCTCAAAGTATTGCGCGGTCTCAACGATAATTCTGACTATCTCACACAGCTGAACTCGGATATGGCTTTGTATTTTCCATTGAGCAGTACAGCGGGCACAGTGATTGCAACCCGTTTCGGTGGAGGGGTCAATTTCGGTAAATATGAATTTTTCCAGGCTCAATATCTGGGCAACACAGAGAACCTGCGCGGCTTCAGAAAATTCCGTTTTGCCGGAAAATCGATGCTGTACAACAATACTGAATTGCGCATCAAGGTCACAGATTTCAGGACCTATCTGCTGCCCGGCGCTATCGGCATTGTTGCCTTCAACGATATCGGCCGCGTTTGGGTTGACAATGATAAGTCCAATGTCTGGCATCATGGTTATGGCGGAGGCATCTGGCTTGGTATTGTAAAAAGAATTGTGTTGACGGCCAGCCTCACTACGTCCAAAGAAAGTACCCTGCCCCTTTTAACGTTTGGTTATCAGTTCTGA
- a CDS encoding DUF4251 domain-containing protein: MRILQNPLKASLLMLLFATAFTTVASAQTKQEKEAAKAAEVQTLVDGQRYVFIAQTVLPQSGRTRQVTPDFDFTVTKDTITSYLPYFGRAFQATRATEGGIKFESKDFEYTKTDGKKGGWDILIKPKDVNDIQSVRLSITESGYAYLQVQSNNRQPISYNGYVTEIKTRKKK, translated from the coding sequence ATGAGAATATTACAGAACCCGTTGAAAGCCTCTTTGTTAATGTTGCTCTTCGCAACTGCTTTTACAACAGTGGCCAGTGCACAAACAAAGCAGGAAAAAGAAGCAGCAAAAGCTGCTGAGGTACAGACTCTGGTTGATGGTCAACGTTATGTTTTCATCGCGCAAACAGTATTACCACAATCAGGCAGAACCAGACAGGTAACACCCGATTTCGATTTTACAGTAACGAAAGATACCATCACTTCTTACCTGCCTTATTTCGGAAGGGCCTTCCAGGCAACCAGGGCCACAGAAGGTGGCATCAAATTTGAATCTAAAGATTTTGAATACACGAAAACCGATGGCAAGAAAGGCGGATGGGATATCCTGATCAAGCCAAAGGACGTGAACGATATTCAATCTGTTCGACTGAGCATCACTGAAAGTGGTTATGCTTATCTGCAGGTGCAGAGCAATAACCGTCAGCCGATCTCCTACAACGGATATGTCACTGAAATAAAAACAAGAAAGAAAAAATAG
- the nth gene encoding endonuclease III: MTRKERFDFVIHYFQEHAPNAETELLYDNPYQLLVAVILSAQCTDKRVNMTTPAIFEHYPDTKHLAKATFDKLFPFIRSISYPNNKTKHLIGMAQMVEKEFGGEIPHTVEELVQLPGVGRKTANVITSVIDKQPNMAVDTHVFRVSARIGLTVKATTPLATEKQLLQFIPEDLVHIAHHWLILHGRYICVARNPKCSECGLKPACKYYQNVVMKEEIKALNEKRRQSAAPAKEVKASAPKKKAPVKKAAKN, translated from the coding sequence ATGACTAGAAAAGAACGTTTCGACTTTGTAATCCATTATTTTCAGGAGCACGCACCCAATGCGGAAACTGAATTGCTGTACGATAATCCCTACCAGTTACTGGTAGCGGTGATCCTGTCTGCTCAATGCACAGACAAGCGCGTGAACATGACCACGCCGGCAATATTTGAGCATTACCCGGATACGAAACATCTGGCCAAAGCCACGTTTGATAAGCTGTTCCCGTTCATCAGGAGCATCTCCTATCCGAACAATAAGACCAAACACCTCATTGGGATGGCCCAAATGGTAGAGAAGGAGTTCGGTGGTGAGATCCCGCATACTGTTGAAGAGCTGGTACAGCTTCCCGGCGTTGGCCGAAAGACGGCCAATGTGATTACGTCTGTGATCGACAAACAACCGAACATGGCCGTGGACACACATGTATTCCGCGTATCTGCGCGCATAGGCCTCACCGTTAAAGCCACCACTCCACTGGCAACGGAAAAACAATTACTGCAATTCATTCCGGAGGATCTGGTGCATATCGCGCATCACTGGCTCATTCTTCATGGACGTTATATCTGCGTGGCCCGAAATCCCAAATGCTCCGAATGCGGATTGAAACCGGCCTGCAAGTATTATCAGAACGTGGTTATGAAAGAAGAGATCAAAGCGCTGAATGAAAAACGCAGGCAATCTGCAGCGCCTGCAAAGGAAGTAAAGGCATCGGCGCCAAAGAAGAAAGCCCCCGTGAAGAAAGCGGCAAAGAACTGA
- a CDS encoding anti-sigma factor, translating to MTVLFTPEELVQYLYNETSPEKTAAIEAALQEDWTLREKLEVLKASRKTLNALVESPRHEAVLNVLNYARQTATESVQH from the coding sequence ATGACAGTTCTCTTTACACCAGAGGAACTCGTACAGTATTTGTATAATGAAACTTCCCCCGAGAAAACCGCAGCGATAGAGGCCGCTTTACAGGAAGACTGGACCCTTCGTGAAAAGCTGGAAGTGCTGAAAGCATCCAGGAAAACGCTCAATGCCCTGGTAGAATCACCCAGGCATGAGGCAGTACTGAATGTACTCAACTATGCCCGCCAAACGGCCACTGAATCAGTGCAACACTAA
- a CDS encoding FtsB family cell division protein, translating into MKLISRIPAWLKNKYILTTLVFVVWILFFDDQDIFTTYFKHKSELHKLEESRDYYLDQIKLTKSELEQLKSDKSTLEKFAREKYWMKKENEDLFILPE; encoded by the coding sequence ATGAAGCTCATCTCCCGCATCCCAGCCTGGTTAAAGAACAAATACATCCTCACCACCCTTGTATTTGTTGTATGGATCCTCTTCTTTGACGACCAGGATATCTTCACCACTTACTTCAAACATAAATCCGAGCTCCACAAGCTGGAGGAGAGCCGGGATTATTACCTGGACCAGATCAAATTAACCAAATCGGAGCTTGAACAACTCAAATCAGACAAATCCACCCTGGAGAAGTTTGCCCGTGAAAAATACTGGATGAAGAAAGAAAATGAGGACCTGTTCATTCTTCCCGAATAA
- the eno gene encoding phosphopyruvate hydratase, which yields MSYIADIHARQILDSRGNPTVEVDVTTEEGFSGRAAVPSGASTGKHEAVELRDGDKGVYMGKGVLQAVKNVNEIIAEQLIGIDVTEQAYIDEQLINIDGTENKAKLGANATLAVSMAVAKAAAEETGLPLFRYLGGVNATVLPIPMMNILNGGAHADNKIDFQEFMVIPVGAETFSQGLRWGVEIFHHLKSVLKKKGYSTNVGDEGGFAPDIQSNEEAIETVLEAITAAGYKPGSEIAIAMDAASTEMWDEKTNGYKFYKSTNKVITSDDMVNYWANWVKQYPIVSIEDGMAEDDWEGWKNLTQAIGSKCQLVGDDLFVTNVKRLKQGIDKNIANSILIKVNQIGTVTETINAVQLAQTNGFNTIMSHRSGETEDTTIADLAVALNCGQIKTGSASRTDRMAKYNQLLRIEEMLAETAIYPKGRIKFGK from the coding sequence ATGAGTTACATTGCTGACATTCATGCAAGACAGATCTTAGATAGCCGTGGTAATCCTACTGTGGAAGTAGATGTGACCACTGAAGAAGGATTCTCAGGAAGAGCTGCAGTTCCAAGTGGCGCATCAACCGGAAAACACGAAGCTGTTGAGCTGCGTGATGGTGACAAAGGCGTGTACATGGGCAAAGGCGTTTTGCAGGCAGTAAAGAATGTGAACGAGATCATTGCTGAACAACTGATCGGCATCGACGTTACCGAACAAGCATATATAGACGAGCAACTCATCAACATCGATGGTACTGAAAATAAAGCCAAGCTTGGCGCTAACGCCACACTGGCTGTTTCAATGGCTGTAGCAAAAGCGGCTGCAGAAGAAACCGGTCTTCCGCTCTTCCGTTACCTCGGTGGCGTGAATGCAACTGTACTGCCCATTCCGATGATGAACATCCTGAATGGTGGTGCACACGCAGACAATAAGATCGACTTCCAGGAATTCATGGTGATCCCTGTAGGCGCTGAAACCTTCAGCCAGGGCCTGCGCTGGGGCGTTGAAATTTTCCATCACCTTAAGTCCGTTCTGAAAAAGAAAGGATACAGCACCAATGTAGGTGATGAAGGTGGCTTTGCTCCGGATATCCAGAGCAATGAAGAAGCTATTGAAACTGTTCTCGAAGCCATCACTGCTGCTGGTTACAAACCCGGATCTGAAATTGCTATCGCGATGGATGCCGCCAGCACAGAAATGTGGGACGAAAAAACAAACGGCTACAAATTCTACAAGAGCACCAATAAAGTGATCACCTCCGATGATATGGTGAACTATTGGGCCAACTGGGTGAAACAATATCCTATCGTATCTATCGAAGACGGTATGGCCGAAGATGACTGGGAAGGTTGGAAAAACCTCACACAAGCCATCGGCAGCAAATGCCAGCTGGTAGGTGACGATCTTTTTGTTACCAACGTAAAACGTCTGAAACAGGGTATCGATAAGAATATCGCCAACAGCATCCTGATCAAAGTGAATCAGATCGGAACTGTAACTGAAACCATCAACGCTGTGCAGCTGGCGCAGACCAATGGCTTCAATACCATTATGAGCCACCGCAGCGGTGAAACTGAAGACACTACTATCGCTGACCTGGCAGTTGCCCTGAACTGCGGACAGATCAAAACTGGTTCTGCCAGCCGTACAGACCGTATGGCCAAGTACAACCAACTGCTCCGCATTGAAGAAATGTTGGCTGAGACCGCCATTTATCCGAAAGGAAGGATTAAATTTGGTAAGTAA
- the gldA gene encoding gliding motility-associated ABC transporter ATP-binding subunit GldA has product MSIEVKGLTKNYGEQKAVNDVSFAIGRGEIVGFLGPNGAGKSTTMKIITGYLAADAGQAVVCGIDVKERPLEAKAKIGYLPEANPLYFDMYVREYLDFVADVHHVQYKKQTIEKVIETVGLTPESKKKIGQLSKGYKQRVGLAAALIHDPEVLVLDEPTTGLDPNQILEIRELIRTLGVNKTVIFSSHILQEVEAICDRVVIINKGQLVADDSLTALRSRSNHTATLKVIFKEPLEAAWMERLSAVDKVNRITPNEWELVCKDVQEANKQLMELALQHNLNIVSLQSGEQSLEEVFRSLTSSSTKQ; this is encoded by the coding sequence ATGAGCATTGAAGTGAAAGGGCTCACAAAGAACTATGGTGAACAGAAAGCGGTGAACGATGTGTCTTTTGCCATCGGAAGGGGAGAGATCGTTGGTTTTCTCGGTCCCAATGGCGCCGGAAAGAGCACCACCATGAAGATCATCACTGGTTACCTGGCTGCAGATGCAGGCCAGGCCGTTGTTTGCGGCATCGATGTGAAGGAAAGGCCGCTGGAAGCCAAAGCAAAGATCGGGTACCTTCCCGAAGCCAATCCCCTTTACTTCGATATGTATGTGCGCGAGTATCTCGATTTTGTTGCCGATGTACACCATGTGCAATACAAAAAACAAACCATCGAGAAAGTAATTGAAACCGTTGGCCTCACACCCGAAAGCAAAAAAAAGATCGGGCAATTGTCGAAAGGATATAAACAGCGTGTTGGCCTTGCTGCTGCACTCATACATGATCCCGAAGTGCTGGTGCTGGATGAGCCTACCACCGGCCTCGATCCCAACCAGATCCTCGAGATCAGGGAACTGATCAGAACATTGGGTGTAAACAAGACTGTTATTTTTTCTTCCCATATCCTCCAGGAAGTGGAGGCCATCTGCGATCGCGTAGTGATCATCAACAAAGGCCAGCTGGTGGCAGATGATAGCCTCACAGCGCTTCGCAGCCGTTCAAATCATACAGCCACGCTGAAAGTGATTTTCAAGGAACCGCTGGAAGCCGCATGGATGGAGCGTTTGAGCGCAGTAGACAAAGTGAACCGCATCACCCCTAACGAATGGGAGTTAGTTTGCAAAGATGTGCAGGAAGCTAATAAACAATTGATGGAACTCGCTTTGCAACACAATCTGAATATCGTTTCTTTGCAATCCGGTGAACAAAGTCTGGAAGAAGTTTTCCGGAGCCTCACATCATCATCAACAAAACAATAA